In Hermetia illucens chromosome 1, iHerIll2.2.curated.20191125, whole genome shotgun sequence, one genomic interval encodes:
- the LOC119646979 gene encoding cytochrome b5, whose product MDQSEPSKLLNGKESNFVDANTTNDILSIALRALRLDKIPVKSTPGEKYNGLAEISLEEVAEHDNIEDCWVVIYDRVYDVTKFLDSHPGGWDVMIDYAGMDCTIAFRGTGHSKEAIDMLDKYLIGKLPQHQQIFRLEIGGFHLADMPE is encoded by the exons ATGGATCAGAGTGAACCAAGCAAATTACTAAATGGAAAAGAATCGAATTTTGTTGATGCAAATACCACCAATGATATTTTGTCAATTGCATTAAGAGCCTTGCGATTGGACAAAATCCCAGTGAAATCCACCCCTGGCGAAAAATACAATGGTTTGGCGGAAATTTCCTTAGAAGAAGTAGCAGAACATGACAATATTGAAGATTGCTGGGTAGTGATCTATGATCGGGTTTATGATGTAACGAAGTTTTTAGATTCA CATCCAGGTGGTTGGGACGTAATGATCGATTACGCAGGCATGGATTGTACGATAGCTTTCCGAGGAACTGGACATTCAAAGGAGGCAATAGACATGCTTGATAAATATCTTATTGGGAAATTACCGCAACATCAACAGATATTTCGATTGGAAATTGGTGGATTCCACCTGGCAGACATGCCTGAATAA